The DNA segment TTGTTGGGAGCCATGGTGTATgggtgaggaggaggaggaggggggggggggggggggaactGGTGGTGGTGAACTCGACGGACTCCGGACGAATGCCTTGCTATAAGATATGCGTCAGAGCTAAGTCAATTGGACTTGACTGACAGTAAAATAACAACGGAATACGGGGATCGGGTTGCCCGCAGGACCCGAGGGGGGTGCGGACTCGGACAGACTCCTCAGAGCATTCCTCCGGCGATGCTTACCTCACTTAGACAAACAATGGGTTGAATCAGGCAGGCTCGCTACTCTCAGAGACATATGGATCACACGGGCGCACGCCATGCGCGCCACTGCGGGGGGTAGGATGGTTAATTACCAGGTACATAGCTGGACAGCTGCAGCCAGCGCTTCGGGGCTAACGGGGTTAAGGCGGAGCGGCTGTTGAAGTCGGCTGGTGATCGAGCGTTGATGCGGGCGACTACTTGACGGCGGTTTCACTTCGAAATTCGAACCCCGTACCCCGTGCCCCTTCATCTCCCAACCCTGTTTTCATGAAATGATGAAAGCCCTCCGGGCGACAACACGGCATGAATGAGCTAACAAGCAACATGGACAAAAGTCTGGAAGACGGGTAGGGTACCAAACGGCTGTCACCTGGCCATAACTGCGCTCCAGCAGGCACGGCCCCCCTCTGGAAGCGTATGGAGTTTGGCGTGTGCCGTCGTCAAAACTCCGGGTCTTCCTGTAGAGCGCTGGACACAGAAAGCGTCACTCGAAACCCTAACCCGGGCGCAGATTCACGGCCACTCCCGCCCCTCAATTTTGCATTCGTGGAAACTCGAATCACGCATGGTGCTTCTCGCTCATCAGAACCTGGGGGTCTGGACAACGCGTCATAACCGGAGAGAGAGAATACAACCGGGTTTTAGTTGTGGGCCAAGGTTCTTTTCTGTTTTTCCATCTTTCCCtctctcttttcctttcttttcttctcttgccttttttcttttcttggGCGGCAAGATGTCACTGCCGGCGTCGAACAGTACCgatgtcggcgccgagctggagggGCCGGCGCTGGACGAGTGCATCGAGTCGCTGATCGCCCGGTGGCAGGGCTGCAtcgacgagctgcagcgcctgGAGCAGGCATCCGAGTCGGCGAACCGCCCGGTGCGGGGGCTCAAGAACCTGCTAAGAGTGCAGTGCCGCGCCCTGGACAAGATTGTTCAGAAGCGGCAGGACCCCTCCGCAGCGGCCGTCTCGCCGGCCCAGTACTTTGGCAtccggagctgctgctgggagGACCGCTGGGCCGTCGTCAAGAAAtgccgcggcctcgtcgccaTCAACAAGGACTTCCCGCGCAGCCCCCGCCTGCCGGTCCCCCCGGAcgccggctggctggcctACAAGGACCAGCCGTTCCAGGAGAAGACCGTGGCCGtggacgccgtcgtcgacagTGGCGCTACTTGGATTAAGTTCGTCTCCATCTCGCCCAAGACCCTGGAATACCAGGTCGCGGCCGAAGGGTGGGCGAGCGAGccggatgacgacgacgaccaagCGGGCGGAGATGAGGGACTGGGTCACACCGAGTTCGCCGACACGATCCGGAAGATCGTCCTCGCTGCGCGGTGGAACCACTGCCACCGGCTGCACCTCGTCCTCCCCGGGCTGCGAGAGGGCAAGTCGGAGACGGTGGACCGCATGATCCAGTTCGTCCGGCGCAGCATCGGGGGGGACGACGTCTCGGTCGAGGTCAGCTGCGCGGACAGTCCGCTCCTCACCGAGCTGCCGCCTCCGCTTGACCACGCCATTGCCGCGCTCATCCAGGACCGCGACGCTCTCGTCGGCGACGACTGCGGCCGCCTGACCGAGACAGTCAACCTCGACCCCAGCGCGCTCGTGGCGCTGGTCACGGACCTGCACCACGGGCCCGTGCCGCTGCAGCCCGAGTCGCAGCGCCGCATCATCGCGCAGTCCCTCCTCGACCACGAAAAAACGGAGGGCGGCAACGAGCTGGTCGCGCGCCAGGACATCCTCGCCACCGTGCTGTATCCGGCCCTGCGAGGCCGCACGCTGGTCTGCACgcgcttcgccgccgcctactTCCGCAAGctcatcgccgccatcgccacccACTCGGAGGAGGTCCGCGCGAACTGCAtcctgccgccggcgtgcgacggcgacgacggcaacgGAATGGcgtccacgccgccgccctcccccgACGCGCTGCGGCAGACGCTGCAGACCTGGTCCACCGTGCCGGTCCCGCCAGACCTGCGCCTGCCCGTGCAGATCGTGCCGGACGTCGACGTCGCGGACGTCGACcggctggtggcggcgggccggctgccggcgatggcgcgcgGCGTGGCGCGCGACCTGTCGCGCCTCAACCGCTCCGTCTACTGCCAcggctgggcggcgcggcagaCCACGGTGACGGGCCACCGCGGCATCGAGCGGCAGgtgcggctggcgctggcgcggcaCTGgacgcgcggcggcggcgacgagcgcCCGCCCGACGTCTGGCACCGCCACCTCGGCGGCTACCTCATCCACCGCGACAAGCCCAAGGACTGGCGGGCGCTGCTGATcggcccggccggcggcggcgactgcggggaaggggaggtGCCGCCCGAGCTGGTGCGCTGGACGAACCCGTGGACGACCTGGGGGAGGGGCATCAGCACGTACGGCGTGCCGGATACGAAGACGTGGGAGGGGGTGGGCCACGAGGAGAAGACGAGCTACGGGAGAAGGATGGATGGGCGGGAGGAGAGGGCCGGGACGGGCAGGGGAGGGAGGCAGCACGAGCAGGTCAGAgacgaggagcaggaggacgAGCAGTCGTGACAATGATGAAGGTTTGCAGCAGAAAGGAAAACGAATCCGGCTTGGGGTATATTGGATCAGTACGCTTGGAAAAAGAGCCGCCGCGAGATTAAAAAGCTGTAGATCCTCCGCAAAGTCACACAACCGCCCTGGCACTGCCCATCCCCCGGCTCCGAAAACATACAACCGAGCTATCTCCCTCGTCAGCCAAAACCACCCTCGCACACCCCATGTTGACCACATAAAAAACGAGGAAAGGACAACGACTCACCACCACCCTTCAACGAAGCATCAGCCTAAGCAGTCGTCCCCTCCttcgcagccgccgcgccgggctgatcctgctgctgttgctgctgcccggccgcctcgggctGCAGCTGGTTGGCCTGGTCCTGCGCCTGGGCCTGCGCCTCGTTGACCTTGTCCTCGaccgccttcttggcctggtcggcggcctgctcgccgatCTGGTCCTTGACCTGCTTGCGCAGGCAGCCGAACAGCGTCTTGAAGAACTCCTTGATCCGGCTGCtcttcttttcctcctccgcctccgcggCGGGGGCTGCGGCAGCCGGCGCGTCGGGCTTCTCTGGTGTCGACGTCGcggtggcgggcgccgcggtcTCTTGCTGTTGTTGGGGCTGCTCCGACTggggcgcggtggcggcggcgttggcggacatggtggtggcggtggtggtggtggtggtgctgatTGAGGGTGTTGTGAGGGCGGAGTGCAAGTGCGGTTCAAAGGAGGGCCAAAGTGGAAGGCTCGCTCGGTTCAAGGAGAGACAGAAATCTGGACTGGGCGGCAGAAAAGTTTGCAGGAAAACAACCGAGAGCCTCGCCAACCTGGCGGGCGTCTCCCCTTTATTTTCTCCTTAGCGGACGCCTCATTTCCAGAACTGACAGGGGCTGCCCACGCCATCGCCCCGGTTGGTGCTCGGCGAGTCCCGTGCTCGGCAACGCTGAAGCCCATGCGGCGCAGCAAACGCGCCCGATTTGGCGGCGCGCCCATCTCGTTTGGCTGCCAAGCCACGACTATCGCGATGTCAAGAGGCGCACTAAGTTGATTAGCGCCAAGCCGAATTGGTTGCGGCTGGCCCGACGCCTTGCAGGGAGCTGCAGCGCAGGGGTGGCCCCAGTGCCGGCTCCTGTCCCGACAGGATCGGACGCTTGGCGGAAACGGGGGCAGCAGTGCGAATGCTCAAATTGGTCCGACCCCTTTAAAACAGCGATGGTTTCCTGGGTGGCAGCATCAGTTGACTCAAATTTGACCATCACGGCAGACAGGAAAGACTCAACACAATCTCTCTCACATGGACCCAGAGACAGGGCAATGAGTGTACGGATTATACAGAGCACCATTCGTCACGGCGTGCCAAGTATTCCGAACTGTGTGCATAACGCTACTGCAGTCCGCAGCTGCGCGACTGGCGCGAGTTAAAAATGCCGATCACGCTGCTGAGATTTCAGAAAATGGAAAGCGAACTTCACAGTCACTCGGGCTGCATTGGAGTGGAGACAACCACACAACAACTCGTGTGTAACCATCCGTCTTGCCATTTTCGTATCCGAGTCGCAGCACAAGCGTCGATGCTGCAGCGTGGTGGTTGGGTGGATTGCGAACTGCAGGGCCTTGTTTCGGCAGCCAGTGAGCGAGTCCACTGGCCGCCTTCGTCGGGACACTTTGTGTAGCCTCGGGAGTTGCCCAATAAAAACACTCGGAACCTTGTCTCGAGATAACCCCCCTTCTTCAATGACTTTTTGAATTATAATCAACTCTCTCAGTAGCTTAATTCTATGCTCTAAACTCGCCGTCGAGTTGCTTCGCAAGCTCGATCGAGCGCCTCAAGATGTCGACCTCCTCTCCGGTCAGGTTTCGTGCTTCCCCGCCGACCATGCAGCTCATATCCTTCTTGGACGCGCCCTTCTGCCACTCGGCATCGATCATCCACTTCAGCGGCACCTCGTAGTCCTCGTCGCTCACGACCTTGTTCTTCAGCAGGCCCCCGTTGTACCACAGCAGcttgtcggcgtcgtccaCATGCGCAATGACAAAGCTGCAGACTTTCGCCCTGCCCTGCTCGtcgcgctcctcccacccgacAATCGCGCCGTAGTGCTTCTCAAACTCGtacgccgcgcccgccagctCGAAGCCGAACCACCAGCTCTCCTTGTCGCCGTACGTCAGCTGGTAGGTGGCCTCCTCGCGCACGGCGAACGAGTTCTGCCAGCAGACGTGCAGCAGGGCgggcagcgcgccggcgcgcgcctTGTCGACGACGACTACGCCCGagtcggcctcctcggcgtaGTCGCGCGTCCACACGAGCGAGCggcccagcgccgcgctcggccgccggaTCTGCGCCCGCCACCACGCGTGCCGCTCCGCGAACGCGTGCTGCCACAGCAGCCGGTCGTGGAACAGGTACGCGCCCGTGCGTGCGAACGCCggctgccgcagcagcgcctccggCGGCTGCAGGAACACCGCGTCCGCGTCCGCCAGGATCACCGTCTCGTACggcgacgccagcgccgcgaaCGCCTTGCTGGCCCACCCGCCGGACGGGGTGTCGAAGCGGAGCGTGGCGCCGTCGAAGACGGTCGTCAGGTCGAGGAACTCCAGCGCTGCGAGCTTGGCCAggcgggcgcggctggccggcgcgaggtcgccgtcgccggcgtagGCGATCTGGATCGGCAGGGACGAGCCCAGCACGGAACGCAGCGAGCCGATGAGGTGCGCGGCGAAGCGCAGCGTCTTGTCGCCCGTCGGGATGACGATGCCGGCGGATCCCGGCCTGAACGACGCGCGCAGGTCGGCAAACGGCGTGCGCGAGCTGGGGTTCTTGGGCGGGTTCTGCAGGAACGGATACATGCTCGTgagggcctgctcggcggcgtcctctAGCGCGGCCTTGTCGGCTGGGTGCAGCGTCGCATTGCCGGCTAAGACGAGCCAATCCGCCACGATCCTGGTCCGCCTGCCAAGCTCGCCAAAGACATCTTTGTAGGGCGGCTGCAGGGGGTAGTCGGTGAAATACTGGACGAGGTTTTGGAGATGGGCGTGGTCTACCCGCGCAGCCGATGTTGGTGGTGCAGGGGGCGACGGCTCGCCAGAAGGTGCTGGCTGTGCATGTTTGATGGCGTCATCCGCCGCGTCGCTGCGCAGGCCGGGCAGCGCAGGATGGAACCGGTAGAGGAGAGCAAGGGCGAGCAGAACGAACAAGGCAAACCAAACCCCTCGGGACAGCCGAAAACCCGGCAGGCTCACCATGATGATGAACAAAGGGAATAACCAAGCTACTGTCAAAAAAACAATGGCGAGCGATTCCGCCGCAAATCTCTTGACCCTGCCAAGGAAGATATCCCCTTATCTGGAACGCGGGTGGGTCAGGAATGTGGGCTGGCCGCGCGGCACTGCCTCGCTAGCTTGGGTGGTTAACGTCAACGGGCAGGCATGATTGGTTCATCGCATGACCTCCAACTCTCTTTCAACGTCAGCGCTCCCTTTTCCCATCAACACCGGAACTATACATCCCCGTTTCCCCTCAACACTGGGACTATTTTCCAATAGTAAGTGTTGGGGCACAGCTGTGGCGGATGCAATTGCCATTGAACCAAATTTTACCACGAGCTTCCGTTGCCTTCCTGAGAATGTGGCCTGGAGGAGCAGTCCTGACTCCTGACCAAGCTCGTCTCAACCCGCCCCCAGGTGAGCCTCCGGATTGCAAGGTACACGCTCCAGTCTCAGCACCTACTCGAGCTTCATCCCAGCATAGTCAGGAGGCATTGATATGCATGTACTGGTTGGGATAGCCCGTCACTCGGGTAATTGACGGTCCTGGGTTACGGTTCCCAGACACGCCTCCATGAAAAGAAAAGCACCACCTACCGGGCTCCTCAGCCTGGGTCTAATTATCCACGCACCATAAATGCTCTTGGTTCCTATAACTCTTCTGATCTGCTCGGAGAAGAACCGTCTGGCGACATTTGCCCCTAGCGGCCATTCAAGATGCCATGGCGAGCGGGGAAGAGTATTCCAGGTCGACTCGCTTGGGCAGCAGCtgtctctcctcctcttcggtCGACCTACTGCCTTTGAGCGCCCGAGTTGTGGCCTGCGGTTGTCATTTCTGAATAGCCTGTGTGTTGTGGGCATCTGTGATGCGCGAACTCGGGCAGGTTGTGATTGTCGGCAGACACAACGCCGTTGTTCGGAATGTTGGGACAGGCAGATGCTAGACTCGCGTGGGCAGGACAAGGAGTCAGTGTGGGTGCTGAATTCGCCTGCGCGTAAGCAAGAATTACCATGGCTACTTCCATGCCTCGATCGGGGCCAAGTACCACGAGAAATGGGATGAGGTCTCCTACCAGCGTTGGTGTTCTCGGTAGCAGAGGCAATAGCAATGTTTGGGTCGGACGGTGCATGTTTTGTTTTCTTTGGCGGTACTCATGCTGTAAACGGCCTTCATCGACCCTCCATTGGGATGTAGTTCGCATACTGCGGGTTGATCGTAAACAGCAGGCATGAGAAGGGAGGGTGCAACAGGAAGCGGAGGGTGGCCGCGAGCACTGGGAGGAATGTGGAAGTTGAACAGGCACAAAAGGCgatcgaaaaaaaaaaaaaagaaaaaatgGATGCGCTTGAACCCGAAGTCGAACCTTGGGTGTGGGCGGCCAGTGGCTGATAGGGTAAAGCTACCCGCGAGGGATTGGGGGACTCTCAGGTATAATTTGAGACAACCGCACGCGTCAACCACCTACCGCTGCGCCATCCTGATGTGTGTTGAATTTGGGCTTTGGCAACTAAGACTATAGCCCTGTAGCAACAAAGCGGTCAGATAAAAAAACACTAAAAAAATTGGATGCGCTTGAACCCCGAGTCGAACTCGGGGTGTGGGCGGCCAGTGGCTGATAGGGTAAAGCTACCCGCGAGGGATTGGGGGACTCTCAGGTATAATTTGAGACAACCGCACGCGTCAACCACCTACCGCTGCGCCATCCTGATTTTGTGTTGAATTCACACTTCCGCAACCGAGTCTATAGCCCTCCAGCGCCGCTTGCCGGTCTTCCTGTTCCATCCGAACCAGTCATTGCCATGCAGCGCAACTGCCCGCCGCACTTCCCACCCTACTTTGGTAGGTTATTTTTTTCAGCGATTCTCTCGCAGGCTTCTCCCTCTTGACTGTTCTTTGCTGCTCTTTGCTCGAGAGTGGTTCCCATTCCCTCCAGCGCAACTAACCACCTACTCCCACCCAACTGTGGTAAGTGTTTTCCATTGCTTAGCGGTCACATTTTCGCCGAGTTCTCCCTCTTGACTGTCCTTTGCTGCTTGTTTTGCAAGAAGATTTATGGCAGCCAAGGCGTCGCGGACTTGGGAACTCATTGGCAACGAAGTCGTTGCCGAGATTCCCCAACCACCACGGCTCCCCAATCTTGCCACACCTCCCCCGTCGCGCTCCCCGTAGCCACTGTCGGCTACATTCTCAGATACCGATCTCGAAGCATCGAAGGTAACATCTCAAAAATTTTTGCCTTCATATCCATTGAAGAAAACATCACTAGCTTCCTCCACATCTCTGTTCTTCCACCTTTTCAACCACCTGGTTTCGTTTCCTAAACCAGGGCCAATCATTCCAGATTTTgccttctctctctttctcgcATACCAAGCCGAAGGCTCTCCTCATATCCCATTGAAGAAATCGTCGCTGGTTCCCTTCGGTTTTCTGGTAATATTTTTGCTCTTCGGTTTTCTCCATCTGCACTTATTTCCCATACCAGGGCGAAAAACTCGAATTACGATCTTCCCAATTCTCTCATATACTGAGCCAGATTCTAATCCATCTCACTTCGCAGACACCATACATTTTCCTTACCCGAAAACAAATTCTCGACCAACCCGCGATGGCTTCACAAACCAGGACATTGAAGCAAGTTCTGGACAGCCTTTCGGGGCTGCGCCTCCCGTCTGGCCGACTTTTCGAAAGGGATGGCGATTCTCTCCTCGTTGCGCGCCGCATGCTAAGACttcccggcgccggcgatcCATACCAGTTTCTGGACAAAGTTGTGGTCCACGACAAGTGTCTCGAGCTGATGGAGAACTGCCACATCCAACGAGACTTGATGTACAATAGCGGGCGCATGGAGGATGTGTTCTGGGAGCGCGTCCAAGCCAGCACGTCCTGGGCCGGGCAGGTTCCCCGACACATCATCCGCACTTTGGCTCTCAAGTTGACCCAGGCCGCTTGGGCGCACCACAAGAATCCCAAGAGCGACATCACGGGCGAGCCGAACGGGTACTGCAagctcgccatcgccgccctccgctTCGCCAACGACATCTTCGTGTACGAAGACTTCCTGTGGGAGGACGAAGGGGACCCCGCGCGCCTCAACTTCCAGGAATTCAGGGGGCCTGTCTACCTGCCTAACGGCCGGCTGCACGTCGACAGCGACGGGAAGGCCTACACGCAGCCGGTATTCCCTCTCGCCAGCCTCCGCCATCGCCCGGGTCTGCGCCCGCGCGGATTGAGCTCCAACTACAGGCTGACGAGCGAGGATCCCGAATGGTTCGAGTCTCTCAGGCGCGTTTGACGGCTCCAAGGGACCAGCGACCGAGCAAAGCACGAGCGTCAAGTACCGGGCCTGTGCAGCCACAGAGATGTCCGGCACAAGGAGGCAGTCCACACCCGCCGGGATTGAGACGAAGTGGTATGTCTTGGAACCAATTAACCTCCGTGACGTCCTTCGGATTCTGAGGCGCTGACACATATAGGAGAACAGGAACTGCGTGGGAACGATGGAATTTGGGGAGTGCGAACATGGTGGACTGCTGGATTTGGGAGTCTGATAAATGCGGGATTGTATTCAAAGACGGATGTGATACCCGAGGGCTGAAGGAAAAGTCggtattttcgcagccctctcttctgTTCCTTCAGCCCTTGGGTACTGATACTGTGCAAGGGAGAGGTGTTGAAAGGTCATGCGCATGATCACTTGACCTGAGGGCACTTGGTACTTGTTGGCCTGTTTCATGGGCTCTGAGGGAAGGAGCATGGACCACCAGAGAGGGAAGGTGAGGCTTGCGAAGGCGCTTAGGAGCACTGGGCATCGCGCCCAAACTGAAATACAGCAACGCACTTCCAAGTTCCACCATTTTCAGCTCCCACATGCTCCAGGTTGGAAGGCACGGTGCACGGCATGGGTATGGGGTATTCTCGGGCAGTCTGAGCTTTGAAGCTCGGCCACTCAAGTAAcccacccaccaccaccaaccctCACACTCAACTCGCACAACAGATCGGGCGGCCTCCAATCGGCCCGCATTGATGCCCAGCGGCTTACCCCCCATCTTCAGCTTGTATATCCTTTCCTTACCTATCTTACACTAGTGCACCTGCTCAGCACCCCTTACACGCCCAATCAGGTGTATTGTCGTGCCCGCAGCTGTTCGGCCCAAGGTCCCTTCGAGTGGCCCGCAAGATGGGAGCGACCAATCTCCGCCTTGATGGCGTATGCATGCTTCATGCGAGGCGTTCcgagccgggccgggctgAGCAAAAGTGCCAAACGCGGTGCGACGAGGGTCGGCCCAATGACTAAGGTATTTATTCGGTTAGCCCGCTCAAGTCCGGCGAATGCTGGGTCATGAAGAGGGGTCCGCGAACGTGGCTCCTTGTTGGAACTGGCCCTCGAACCCCACTACACTAGAGCAGCGGATCACGGATCACGGATCTACCGAGACTGACGGACCGAGACGCACGTCCTTTCCGCGGCGGAGATGCCACAATTCCTCCGCCTGCGGCGGAAAGTCGCGACAACTGGATCGGCGGCTCAGCAAAGCCAGCCAGAGTCATCACCCGCTGCGGCCTCGTCTTCGAAGGCTTTCCCCTCAGGCATTAAGCCTCTTTGCAGCCCGGCAGGCGCCATCGTCGAGTGCGTACGTCTTTGTTCCTCTATGACGCCTCGCTGATCATTCCTATCCAGCATCGTCTTTGTCCACGGCCTGAATGGCGATCGCGAGAAGACATGgaccgccagcggcgcgcccgAGCCGTGGCCCAAGGCCCTTCTCCCGTCCGAGCTCCCGATGGCGCGCATCCTCACATTCGGATACGATGCAAACGTGACGGACTTGGGGGGCATGGTGTCGGAGAATCGGATTGGCGACCATGCGTGGAATCTTCTGACGTCTCTCGTGTCGTACCGAGATAGGGATGATACGGTAGGTGCGAGCGGCCGCGTAGACTCGGTACGTTCGACACTGATAAGGGGAGTAGAATGAACGGCCGATCATATTTGTCTGCCACAGCCTAGGGGGTCTGGTTTGCGAGGATGTACGTCTTCTTGGGTTCCCAGGCCACCGCAATCACTAACTCTCTCCTCAGGCACTGTCCACATCCAAACAGCGACCGGAACCACACCACAGCGTTTTCCGGTTGACCCGCGGCATCGCGTTTCTCGGGACACCGCACCACGGGTCAGGGCTGGCACGATGGGCCGAGCGGCTGTCGCGATTCATCGGGATCATCAAGCAGACGAACGTACAAATCGTTGAGGTGCTCAACCGCGACTCAGAGGTGCTCGCGCGGATCCAGGACAGTTTCCACACCATGGTCCAAGCGCGTGACAGGGAGGGCCAGAGGATCGAGATCAGCTGCTTTTTCGAGGAGCTGCCTCTGCCAGGCATCGGCCAGGTGAGTGTGCTGGCGTGACTCTCCACGGCGCGTGGTCTTTTTCTGACGGGCTTGGGCAGGTTGTGCCGCCGGAGTCAGCGAAACTGCCTGGGTATATTCCAATCGGGATCCACAGCGACCACATGGGCATGACCAAATTCGCCAGCGCGGATGACCCGGGGTTTCAGGCAGTTTGCGGAGAGCTTCGTCGGTGGATTAAGCAGCTTGGCAAGGCTGGAGCACCAGGCGGAAATCTACTCCCTCCTGAATCTGGCAGCGCATCCAAGGATGGTGACCGCGGAGCGGGCGAGCTGCATGGGCAAGATGGGCTTCAGAGCGATGCCGCAATGTGTAAGTAGAACGTACGCTGCTGTCTAGACCGGACTAATGAGAGTAGTCCTCGTGCCATACACCTGCAATCCCGACTTCGTCGAGCGCTCCGATATCCTCGAAAAGCTCAAGGACCAACTCGGCCACAGGCAGCGGCCGAGCAAGTTCCACTTGAGAGCCGCACTGTACGGCTTGGGAGGCATCGGGTAAGCGGGGCTGCCCTATTCTCGTCGGCTGCGCTAATATTATATAGGAAAACGCAAATCGCACTGGCATACGCGTACTGGCTGCAAGAGGAGTGTCCAGATGTATCGGTCTTCTGGGTCCACGCGAGTAGCGAAGAACGGTTCCGTCAGTCATACGCATCGATTGCACAAGAATGCCACGTCCCTGGCTACGACGATCCCAAGGCGGACGTGCTGCCACTGCTGAAGAGATGGCTGGAGAGGAAGGATCGCGGCAGGTGGCTGATGGTGATCGACAATGCGGATGATACGCAGCTCATCAGCGGGCCGGGAGGGCTTATGCAGCACGTTCCCGAATGCGCGCACGGGTCTGTTCTCGTGACGACGAGGAACAAGCAGGCAGGCTCGAGGCTCACAAGGAGCGGCCGACTCATTGAGGTCAAGGAAATGGACGACAGCGAGTCGAAAGAGCTACTCGAGAAGAAGCTCGAGGAGCACACAATCGATCCCGACGACTTGTCTACACTTGCAGCTCGGCTGGAGCACCTGCCGCTCGCACTGGTCCAGGCGGCTGCTTTTATGCAGGAGAAGTCGGTGCCGATCAGTGGGTatctcgagctgctggagaaGAGCGACCAAAACCTCGTGGATCTGCTTAGCCAGGACTTTGAGACCGTCGGACGAGACTCGGAGACGCCTCGGGCAGTGACAGAGACGTGGATTCTGTCGTTTGATCAGATTCAGCGGCGGAACCCCTTCGCGGCTGACCTTCTCTCCATCATGGGCCTCCTGGACCGGCACGCCATTCCGTTGGAGTTCCTATCCAGCTATAGCAGCCACCAGACAGAGCAGCAGGCAACGGGAGAAGTACAGCTCACGGAGGCCCTGGGGCTTCTGAAGGCGTTTTCTTTCGTGGTACAGAAGAGGGACCATGGTTTGGACATGCACCGGCTCGTGCAGTTGGTGACGCGGAAGTGGCTTGTCCAGAAGGGCAGGATGAGGCACTTTGCCGGGCAGGCACTGTTGACAGTGTCGCGCTGCTACCCATTCTGGTCATTTAAGAATTGGGCAGTGTGTAGCGCATACCTCGCGCACGCATATGCTGTGCTTGGCCGGGAAGGCACCGGTTCGAGGGACGAGAAACTCGGGAAGGCGCATCTTCTGGACCGTGTTGCGGCATTCCTCCTTTCCCGAGGTACGCTCGAAAGTGCTACGACGTTCCAGGTTGAGGCTGTTGAGCTACTCAAGGAAGTCCTTGGGGCCGATCATCTCGATACGCTGAATAGCATGTTG comes from the Thermothielavioides terrestris NRRL 8126 chromosome 4, complete sequence genome and includes:
- a CDS encoding glycosyltransferase family 71 protein (CAZy_ID 269760) — protein: MVSLPGFRLSRGVWFALFVLLALALLYRFHPALPGLRSDAADDAIKHAQPAPSGEPSPPAPPTSAARVDHAHLQNLVQYFTDYPLQPPYKDVFGELGRRTRIVADWLVLAGNATLHPADKAALEDAAEQALTSMYPFLQNPPKNPSSRTPFADLRASFRPGSAGIVIPTGDKTLRFAAHLIGSLRSVLGSSLPIQIAYAGDGDLAPASRARLAKLAALEFLDLTTVFDGATLRFDTPSGGWASKAFAALASPYETVILADADAVFLQPPEALLRQPAFARTGAYLFHDRLLWQHAFAERHAWWRAQIRRPSAALGRSLVWTRDYAEEADSGVVVVDKARAGALPALLHVCWQNSFAVREEATYQLTYGDKESWWFGFELAGAAYEFEKHYGAIVGWEERDEQGRAKVCSFVIAHVDDADKLLWYNGGLLKNKVVSDEDYEVPLKWMIDAEWQKGASKKDMSCMVGGEARNLTGEEVDILRRSIELAKQLDGEFRA